GACCAGGAAGTACAAGTACCGCACCGGGCGTGTGCGGGTCAAGATGGCACCTGTGCAGCAAGCGCCGCGTTCCAGCGCCAGTCCGCGCTAAGCGCTTGCTTTGCCCTCGCCAGGCGTCCACCATCATCACCCATCAATCATCCGCAGGCGTCGCGCCCAGCCGCGGCACGCCCGCACCCGGGAGATTCCACCGTGGCCGAGAACGGAAACACGACTGCCGTAGGTCCCATGCGGCTGCAGAGGTACATGTCGCAGGCGGGGGTCGCCTCCCGCCGCAAGAGCGAGGAGCTCATCGCCGCCGGACGGGTCACTGTTGACGGGGTGGTCGCCACCCTTGGCGACAAAGCTGACCCCGCGCGTCAGGTGGTGGCGGTGGACGGCGCGCCCGTGCGCCGGGCGGCGCGCGAGTATTTCATGCTGCACAAGCCCAAGAAGTATCTGTGCACGGTGAGTGATCGCTTCGGGCGGCGCACGGTGCTCGACCTGATCCCGGAAGCGCCGCTGGGCACCCACCCCGTGGGGCGCCTGGACGCGGACGTCGAAGGGCTGCTGCTGCTGACCAATGACGGCGATTTCACCGCCGCCGTCACCCATCCGTCGCGCCAGGTCGAGAAGGTTTACCTCGCGCGCGTGCGTGGAGTGCCGTCACCGGGGGACCTCGCGCACTTGCGCTCCGGGGTGCGGCTCGAGGACGGTGTCAGCGCCCCGGCGCGCGCGCGGTTGATAGAGCAGCGGGACGATCAGGCGATCGTCGAGCTGGGAATTCACGAGGGGCGCAAGCGCCAGGTCAAGCGGATGATGATGGCGGTGCGTCACCCGGTGCTGTCACTCAAGCGCGTACGCGTCGGGCCGTTGGAGTTGGGGGAGCTGGAGCGCGGCAAGTGGCGGCGGCTGACGCCGCAAGAGGTGGAGGCCTGCCTGGCGGCGGCGGGGGCGCGCAAGGGGCGTTAGCCCGCACTATTCATGTCATGAACGCGGCGAAGCGAAGTGAAGTGAAGTGAAGTGAAGTGAGGAATCCGTCGGCCTGGGCGGGCGGCCGCGGAGAGCCCTCGCCCACGCTCAGGATGACCCTCGCTGCGCTCGGGTCACCTTGCCCGCCTTGATGCACTTGGCGCAGACGCGAAGCACCTTCGCGCCCTTGTGCCCGGCCGCCTTGACGCGCTGCAGGTTGGGCAGCCAGCGCCGCTTGGTGCGGATGTGAGAGTGGCTGATGCTGTACCCCACCTGGGGGCCTTTTCCGCAAACGGCGCAGCGCTGAGACATGGTCGTTCCTCTTGAAAAGCCGCGGTCTTGCCCGTGCTGGCGGCAAGGCGGTGGCGAGTGGTCTTTTCCCCCGCAACGGAAACATGCTATCATAATGCGTCACCGTTGACAAGGCAGACCTGGCGCTAACGGTTACCCAGTTTTCGATCAGGCCGCAGCGAGATTCTTCACTTCGCGCGGCCGCGCGACTCGCGCGAGCACGCTCCGTTCAGAATGACACCACCAGACCGTTGTCACTCTGAGCGGCTAGGCCCGGAGGGCCGCCACGGCGGCCGCTCCGCGACCTAGCCGCGTTAGCGAAGAGTCTCGCCTGCGCAATAGCGCAAAGTGGGTAACTGTCAGAGACCTGGCGGGCGGGTGGAAACGGACAGGTTGATTGTTACCCCCTGGGAGAGACGTTGCGGGCCACCCGACGCAGACCAACGAAATTCGGTCATACCACGGCCGGCCGTGAGCGGCCGGCCCTGGGGCCGGAGCCGAGGGACCGCCACGGCCGTAACGAGAGATAATAAGATGATGCGCGTTACCCCGGACATGACGATAGAAACCCTGGCTCGTCCCTGCCGGGCGCTGGAGGCAAGCGACAGACTGGGCCGAGCGGTGGAGGTTTTGCGCCAGGCGGGGCTGCCGGCGCTGCCAGTGTTCGCCATGGGGCGCCTGCTGGGCATGGTCAGTGCGGGCGACATCATGCGCCTCATCACCCGCGAGGCCGCGCACGGCGATGTCGAGGCTCTGCGCACCATGCCCGTGAGCTGCGCGATGGCCTCGCCCGTGGTCGCGGTGTACAGCGGCCAGAGCCTGGAAGCGGTGCGCGACTTGCTTGCCTCCTCCGGTCTGCGCGTGCTGCCGGTGATGGACGCGGTCGGCGCCTTCCGCGGGGTGGTGACGCGCGCCGACGTCATGTCGGCCCTGCTCGGGGTGACCACGCCACCTCACGTTGGCGGGCTGGCAACGCCGCTCGGCGTGTTCCTGACCACGGGGCACGTGCGCGGCGGCGCCGGCAATCTGGGGCTGGTGCTGACCGGCATGACCTTGGTGGCGCTGTTTGTGGCGGCGAGCTTCCTGAGCACCCTGGCAGCGCTCGCCATCGAAGCCTGGCGCGGGGTGCCGCTGTTCGCGCTCGCCCTCAACCAGAACGTGATGGTGAACCACCTTTACGCGGGGGCGATGGTGGCGGGATACGGGAGCTTCGCCCTGCTGGTGCTGCAGCTCGTCATCTTCTTCATCATGCTGCGATTGGCGCCGCTGACCGGCACTCACGCGGCGGAGCACATGGTGGTGCACGCGATCGAGGACGGCGACGAGCTGACGCCCGAGCGGGTGGCGCTCAAGCCGCGCGTGCATCCGCGCTGTGGCACGAACCTGATGGCGCTGATGTTCATCCTCCTCGCCGGCGGATCGGTGATCATGTCCATGGAGGGGCGCCTGGGCGGCCTCGGCTCGCTGCTCGGCATCGCGGTCCTGCTCACGATCGTCTATCTCGCGTGGCGCGGCGTGGGCGCGGGGCTGCAGCGCTTCATCACCACCCGCCGCCCCAGCCGCCGCCAGATCGAGGGCGCCATCGCCGCCGCCGAGCAACTGCTGGCCCGCTACCAACGCAACCCGTCGCATCGCGCTCAGGGCGTCGCTCGCCTGTGGAAC
The sequence above is drawn from the Armatimonadota bacterium genome and encodes:
- a CDS encoding pseudouridine synthase → MAENGNTTAVGPMRLQRYMSQAGVASRRKSEELIAAGRVTVDGVVATLGDKADPARQVVAVDGAPVRRAAREYFMLHKPKKYLCTVSDRFGRRTVLDLIPEAPLGTHPVGRLDADVEGLLLLTNDGDFTAAVTHPSRQVEKVYLARVRGVPSPGDLAHLRSGVRLEDGVSAPARARLIEQRDDQAIVELGIHEGRKRQVKRMMMAVRHPVLSLKRVRVGPLELGELERGKWRRLTPQEVEACLAAAGARKGR
- the rpmB gene encoding 50S ribosomal protein L28 codes for the protein MSQRCAVCGKGPQVGYSISHSHIRTKRRWLPNLQRVKAAGHKGAKVLRVCAKCIKAGKVTRAQRGSS
- a CDS encoding DUF1385 domain-containing protein encodes the protein MMRVTPDMTIETLARPCRALEASDRLGRAVEVLRQAGLPALPVFAMGRLLGMVSAGDIMRLITREAAHGDVEALRTMPVSCAMASPVVAVYSGQSLEAVRDLLASSGLRVLPVMDAVGAFRGVVTRADVMSALLGVTTPPHVGGLATPLGVFLTTGHVRGGAGNLGLVLTGMTLVALFVAASFLSTLAALAIEAWRGVPLFALALNQNVMVNHLYAGAMVAGYGSFALLVLQLVIFFIMLRLAPLTGTHAAEHMVVHAIEDGDELTPERVALKPRVHPRCGTNLMALMFILLAGGSVIMSMEGRLGGLGSLLGIAVLLTIVYLAWRGVGAGLQRFITTRRPSRRQIEGAIAAAEQLLARYQRNPSHRAQGVARLWNMGMIQVGAGFIAAWTAADYLSEWLRLGLLPFGR